The DNA segment GCATCGTCACATTTACGATCGTCGCATTTTGTGCGAAAGTCCGCATGCACTTCGCAAGGGAGACAGTTTCATGGAAAAGATCATATTGGTGCATGTGACCGGCGGTGACCGGCCCGGCCTGACTGCCGAATTAGCTCAGGTTCTGGCGGAATTCGAAATCGATGTTCTTGATATCGGTCAGGTGGTCATTCACAATTTTCTCACCCTCGGCATCCTTATCCGACTCCCGTCGGATTCCCAGCCAGTTCTCAAGGATCTGCTTTTCAGGGCGCATGAAATGGGCGTGACCATGAAATTGCACCCCCTGGCGGAAAGCGAGTATGCCACTTGGGTTGAAGCTGCGGACAAACAACGGCATATCATTACGCTGCTGGCCCGGTCCATCTCATCCAAACAGATTGCGGCCATCACCAATGTGGTCAGCGAGGCCGGACTCAATATCGATACCATCCACCGCTTATCCGGTCGTGTGCCACTTGATTGCAGCGATTATGAATGCTCTCGGGCCTGCGTGGAATTCACGGTCCGTGGTACGCCACCAGATATTGCCGCCATTCGATCAAGGTTCCTCGATATTTCAGCTGAATTAATGGCCGACATCGCTTTTCAGGAAGACAATGTCTTCCGTCGCAACCGCCGTCTCGTAGCTTTTGATATGGACTCGACCCTGATTCAGGCTGAAGTGATTGATGAATTGGCAAAGGAAGCAGGCGTGGGCGAGCAAGTTGCCGCCATTACGGAAGCGGCAATGCGCGGGGAACTGGACTTCAAGCAAAGCCTCAGAAAGCGGCTTTCCCTGCTCAATGGGTTGGATGAATCCGTCCTTCAGGTGGTGGCTGATCGTCTGCCCCTGACAGAGGGAGCGGAAAAACTTATTTCGACCCTCAAAAACCTTGGCTACACCATCGCCATCCTTTCCGGCGGATTCACGTATTTCGGTAATATTCTCAAGGAGAAGCTCGGTCTTGATTATGTCTATGCCAATGAGTTGGAAATCAAAGACGGCAAACTGACGGGCAAGGCTGTCGGAGATATTGTGGATGCGGACAAGAAAGCAGAGTTGCTGCAACAGATTGCCGCCGAGGAATGTATTTCCCTGCAACAGGTCATAGCCGTGGGTGATGGAGCCAATGATCTGCCGATGCTCAACCTTGCCGGTCTTGGGATTGCTTTTCATGCCAAACCAAAGGTCAAGAAAGGCGCTCGGCAGTCTATTTCCACTCTTGGTTTGGATTCGATTCTGTATCTGATAGGGCTGAGTGATCGCGACCTGGACTAAACATCGGTTCAATATTTTCATAAAGGAAACGGCCTGAAAAGAGACTCTTCAGGCCGTTTCCTTTTTTCATTATTGGGGAGTCGGAAATGGAGGGAATCGGGCCGGGAGGTCTCTTCCCATTTAAATATAGTCAGGGTAATCTGTACACAACAGATGCAGGGGTTGTTCGTCTTCCTCAATACGGGGAAAGCGTGCCTGGGGTTCGTGAAAACGGTTGTCGGCGTTGTCATCATTGACTGAGGAGACCTCTCCCACAAGTACTTTCCCCTTGCCGGCTTCTCCATAAAATCGATGGTACATGCCTTGTTCGAGAAAGATGGATTCGCCGGGTTCGAGGGTCACGGTCCCGCCGGGGGCCACTGTCCGTGGCATACCGTCGATCATGACAGTCATCGGTTCCGTGCTGAGTTCTTCATCGGGTGTGGAGCCGTATAATTCTATGACGAGATTCCCACCACCGCGATTGATGATATCTTCGGTCTTGGACCAGTGGAAATGCATGGGGCATATCTGGCTCTCGCGGACGATCATGATTTTTTCGGCATATGTTTTCGGATGACCCGAGGCGAGGTTCCCATTGCGGATGGTAAAGAGAATCAAACCTTTTTTCTCGAATTCTCCTGCACCGTAGTCGGTCAGATCCCATCCCAGTTGATTGTGGACAACTTCGGTTTCACCTTTGCCTTTCCAGTCTTGGGGCGACCAGAAAGCCCAGCGGGGAAGCTTGAATTGAAATGATTCGTAGAACGCCTTGGCATCGCGGATGAGTGCATTGATTTCGCTTCGTTTCATGGGAGAGAAAGTATGAGAGGAGGGGCAGGTCGTCAAGCAGGACAAGGATATTTGTTCAAAGGGTGCCTGCCAGATACGGCCCGGCACTTCTCGTTGCCTGTCGGTTGGCTCTCTGGTTTGGAAGGAGAATCATTCATGGAAGTAAATGTCCTGCAAAAAAAAGTGGCATTTAGGCAACGCTGAGGGTATAGGAGAAGCCTGCTTGCTCCGATATGGCTGGTTCCGGGCGACGGATTTCACCGTCACCTTTTATTTTTG comes from the Pseudodesulfovibrio piezophilus C1TLV30 genome and includes:
- the serB gene encoding phosphoserine phosphatase SerB yields the protein MEKIILVHVTGGDRPGLTAELAQVLAEFEIDVLDIGQVVIHNFLTLGILIRLPSDSQPVLKDLLFRAHEMGVTMKLHPLAESEYATWVEAADKQRHIITLLARSISSKQIAAITNVVSEAGLNIDTIHRLSGRVPLDCSDYECSRACVEFTVRGTPPDIAAIRSRFLDISAELMADIAFQEDNVFRRNRRLVAFDMDSTLIQAEVIDELAKEAGVGEQVAAITEAAMRGELDFKQSLRKRLSLLNGLDESVLQVVADRLPLTEGAEKLISTLKNLGYTIAILSGGFTYFGNILKEKLGLDYVYANELEIKDGKLTGKAVGDIVDADKKAELLQQIAAEECISLQQVIAVGDGANDLPMLNLAGLGIAFHAKPKVKKGARQSISTLGLDSILYLIGLSDRDLD
- a CDS encoding D-lyxose/D-mannose family sugar isomerase, translated to MKRSEINALIRDAKAFYESFQFKLPRWAFWSPQDWKGKGETEVVHNQLGWDLTDYGAGEFEKKGLILFTIRNGNLASGHPKTYAEKIMIVRESQICPMHFHWSKTEDIINRGGGNLVIELYGSTPDEELSTEPMTVMIDGMPRTVAPGGTVTLEPGESIFLEQGMYHRFYGEAGKGKVLVGEVSSVNDDNADNRFHEPQARFPRIEEDEQPLHLLCTDYPDYI